A stretch of the Arachis stenosperma cultivar V10309 chromosome 6, arast.V10309.gnm1.PFL2, whole genome shotgun sequence genome encodes the following:
- the LOC130935097 gene encoding uncharacterized protein At3g28850-like yields MGCTASRTTTIVANTTSEDPSPPPSSSLSLSLASSSSSSSSSTSSSSASNCFNSSPKVPKAMSLQMPLVHHPPTKKGDTHHLVFLTSTTYGSLLLIDQKDSNFMKDSPPSHAADESQKTEEQEQSSLSPDSVINTWELMHDLDEEAKEQEQDLTHLHITTSSIVGDGVSHKTSSSCRYTAFDGSARKKLLDSFESLKEASSSSEKLNMESENLSSKKPLWQHLSEEALLAKLDPSVAWSYRRALSSRQLGSNTNINIIITNNNNLYNNGVRSMGSSPLYSSCSSSSTTTSFANNNSNSVCHLPGTEDRIVVYCTSLRGIRKTFEDCCSVRMILRGFRVAVDERDISMDSSYRKELQDALGVKAVTLPQVFIRGNHVGNAEDLKKLNENGDLARLLRGFPVHDPGFVCENCGDARFVPCPNCSGSRKVFEEKEGGLRRCPDCNENGLIRCSRCCS; encoded by the coding sequence ATGGGTTGCACAgcatcaagaaccaccaccatagtTGCAAACACAACCTCAGAGGAcccttctcctcctccttcttcttctctttctctttccctcgcttcttcttcttcttcttcctcttcttctacctcttcttcttctgcttcaAATTGTTTCAATTCTTCACCGAAGGTTCCCAAAGCTATGTCACTCCAAATGCCTCTTGTCCATCACCCTCCAACAAAAAAGGGTGACACACACCACCTTGTGTTCCTCACTTCCACCACCTATGGCTCCCTTCTCCTCATTGACCAAAAAGATTCCAACTTTATGAAGGATTCACCACCATCACATGCTGCTGATGAGTCTCAAAAAACTGAGGAGCAAGAACAATCATCACTCTCCCCAGATTCAGTCATCAACACATGGGAACTTATGCATGACTTGGatgaagaagcaaaagaacaagaacaagatcTTACCCACCTTCACATTACTACTTCTTCCATTGTTGGTGATGGTGTCTCACACAAAACAAGTTCATCATGCAGGTACACAGCCTTTGACGGCTCTGCAAGGAAGAAGCTTCTAGATTCATTTGAGTCACTGAAAGAAGCCTCATCCTCATCAGAAAAACTCAACATGGAAAGTGAAAACCTTTCTTCAAAGAAGCCACTTTGGCAGCACTTGTCTGAAGAAGCTTTGCTTGCAAAACTGGACCCAAGTGTTGCTTGGAGTTACAGGCGCGCTTTGTCATCAAGACAACTAGGTAGCAACACCAacatcaacatcatcatcaccaaCAACAATAATCTATATAATAATGGTGTCAGATCAATGGGGTCTAGTCCTTTGtattcttcttgttcttcttcttcaactacTACTTCATTTGCTAATAATAATAGCAACAGTGTGTGCCATTTGCCTGGAACTGAAGACAGAATAGTGGTTTATTGCACAAGTTTGAGAGGGATCAGAAAGACCTTTGAAGATTGTTGTTCAGTGAGGATGATACTAAGAGGTTTCAGGGTTGCTGTTGATGAGAGAGACATCTCAATGGACTCATCTTATAGGAAGGAGCTTCAGGATGCTCTTGGTGTTAAAGCAGTGACACTGCCACAGGTTTTCATAAGAGGGAACCATGTTGGGAATGCTGAGGATCTTAAGAAGCTGAATGAGAATGGAGACTTGGCAAGGCTCTTGAGGGGTTTCCCTGTTCATGATCCTGGTTTTGTGTGTGAGAATTGTGGTGATGCAAGGTTTGTTCCATGTCCTAACTGTAGTGGTAGCAGAAAGGTTTTTGAGGAGAAAGAAGGAGGATTGAGAAGGTGCCCAGATTGTAATGAAAATGGCTTGATAAGATGTTCAAGATGCTGCTCATGA
- the LOC130936539 gene encoding cystathionine beta-lyase, chloroplastic isoform X1 yields the protein MVSSSISLRPFLHSLVLHHHHQRTTASNSWACLAFENSANFGRKRVIFAKGFKLNCLVDKVMDGTTSSLVNDAVDCFAEEEILEPNISTLVMNFENKSDPFGAVSNPLYQTATFKQPNAIENGPYDYTRSGNPTRDALESLLAKLDKADRALCFTSGMAALSAVSHLVQAGEEIVAGDDLYGGTDRLLSRVTPKHGIVVKRVNTTDLNEVASAIGPRTKLVWLESPTNPRIQITDIRKISEMAHAHGALVLVDNSIMSPVLSRPLELGADIVMHSATKFISGHSDIMAGVLAVKDERLGKELYFLQNAEGSGLAPFDCWLCMRGIKTMSLRVEKQQDNAQKIAEFLASHPLVKKVNYAGLPDHPGHDLHYSQAKGAGSVLSFLTGSLALSKHIVETTKYFSITVSFGSVKSLISLPCFMSHASIPSAVRVERGLTEDLVRISVGIEDVNDLISDLDNALRTGPV from the exons ATGGTTTCTTCATCCATCTCTCTCAGACCCTTCCTTCACTCCCTTGTCCTTCATCACCACCATCAG AGAACAACTGCTTCAAACAGTTGGGCCTGCTTGGCTTTTGAGAATTCAGCAAATTTCGGCAGAAAGAGAGTGATCTTTGCAAAGGGTTTCAAGCTGAATTGCTTGGTTGATAAAGTGATGGATGGGACCACATCATCTTTGGTGAATGATGCAGTGGATTGTTTTGCTG AAGAGGAAATTTTGGAGCCTAATATCTCAACATTGGTTATGAATTTCGAGAATAAGTCTGATCCTTTTGGAGCAGTCAGTAATCCGCTCTATCAGACTGCTACTTTTAAGCAG CCTAATGCAATAGAAAATGGTCCTTATGATTATACCAGAAGTGGAAATCCCACTCGAGATGCTTTAGAAAG TTTGTTGGCGAAACTTGATAAGGCGGATAGAGCCTTATGCTTCACCAGTGGAATGGCTGCTCTGAGTGCTGTTTCTCATCTTGTTCAAGCTG GTGAGGAAATTGTTGCTGGAGATGATCTATATGGTGGAACAGACAGGTTGCTGTCCCGAGTAACTCCAAAGCATGGCATTGTGGTCAA ACGGGTAAATACAACTGATCTTAATGAGGTTGCATCTGCTATTGGACCCCGGACTAAGCTTGTGTGGCTTGAGAGCCCAACCAATCCTCGAATACAAATTACTGATATTCGA AAAATATCTGAGATGGCTCATGCACATGGTGCTCTGGTGTTGGTGGATAATAGTATAATGTCACCTGTGTTGTCTCGGCCATTAGAACTTGGAGCAG ATATTGTTATGCACTCAGCTACCAAATTTATTTCTGGACATAGCGATATTATGGCTGGTGTGCTTGCTGTGAAAGATGAAAG GTTGGGAAAAGAGTTATATTTCTTGCAAAATGCAGAGGGTTCAGGCTTGGCTCCATTTGACTGTTGGCTCTGTATGCGAGGAATCAAGACGATGTCCCTGCGAGTTGAGAAACAACAG GATAATGCTCAGAAGATTGCCGAGTTCCTTGCCTCCCATCCTCTAGTGAAGAAAGTAAACTATGCTGGTCTGCCTGATCATCCTGGACACGATTTACACTACTCGCAG GCAAAAGGTGCAGGATCTGTGCTTAGCTTTTTAACAGGTTCCCTGGCACTCTCAAAGCATATTGTTGAAACTACCAAGTACTTCAGCATAACTGTCAGTTTCG GAAGTGTGAAGTCCCTCATCAGTTTGCCGTGTTTCATGTCGCACGCAAGCATACCATCGGCGGTTCGTGTGGAAAGAGGCTTAACCGAAGATCTAGTGCGCATATCTGTGGGGATTGAGGATGTGAATGATCTCATTTCTGATCTAGACAATGCCCTTAGAACTGGCCCTGTGTAA
- the LOC130936539 gene encoding cystathionine beta-lyase, chloroplastic isoform X2 encodes MISSSISLRPFLHSIVLHHHHQRTTASNSWACLAFENSANFGRKRVIFAKGFKLNCLVDKVMDGTTSSLVNDAVDCFAEEEILEPNISTLVMNFENKSDPFGAVSNPLYQTATFKQPNAIENGPYDYTRSGNPTRDALESLLAKLDKADRALCFTSGMAALSAVSHLVQAGEEIVAGDDLYGGTDRLLSRVTPKHGIVVKRVNTTDLNEVASAIGPRTKLVWLESPTNPRIQITDIRKISEMAHAHGALVLVDNSIMSPVLSRPLELGADIVMHSATKFISGHSDIMAGVLAVKDERLGKELYFLQNAEGSGLAPFDCWLCMRGIKTMSLRVEKQQDNAQKIAEFLASHPLVKKVNYAGLPDHPGHDLHYSQAKGAGSVLSFLTGSLALSKHIVETTKYFSITVSFGSVKSLISLPCFMSHASIPSAVRVERGLTEDLVRISVGIEDVNDLISDLDNALRTGPV; translated from the exons ATGATTTCTTCATCCATCTCTCTCAGACCCTTCCTTCACTCCATTGTCCTTCATCACCACCATCAG AGAACAACTGCTTCAAACAGTTGGGCCTGCTTGGCTTTTGAGAATTCAGCAAATTTCGGCAGAAAGAGAGTGATCTTTGCAAAGGGTTTCAAGCTGAATTGCTTGGTTGATAAAGTGATGGATGGGACCACATCATCTTTGGTGAATGATGCAGTGGATTGTTTTGCTG AAGAGGAAATTTTGGAGCCTAATATCTCAACATTGGTTATGAATTTCGAGAATAAGTCTGATCCTTTTGGAGCAGTCAGTAATCCGCTCTATCAGACTGCTACTTTTAAGCAG CCTAATGCAATAGAAAATGGTCCTTATGATTATACCAGAAGTGGAAATCCCACTCGAGATGCTTTAGAAAG TTTGTTGGCGAAACTTGATAAGGCGGATAGAGCCTTATGCTTCACCAGTGGAATGGCTGCTCTGAGTGCTGTTTCTCATCTTGTTCAAGCTG GTGAGGAAATTGTTGCTGGAGATGATCTATATGGTGGAACAGACAGGTTGCTGTCCCGAGTAACTCCAAAGCATGGCATTGTGGTCAA ACGGGTAAATACAACTGATCTTAATGAGGTTGCATCTGCTATTGGACCCCGGACTAAGCTTGTGTGGCTTGAGAGCCCAACCAATCCTCGAATACAAATTACTGATATTCGA AAAATATCTGAGATGGCTCATGCACATGGTGCTCTGGTGTTGGTGGATAATAGTATAATGTCACCTGTGTTGTCTCGGCCATTAGAACTTGGAGCAG ATATTGTTATGCACTCAGCTACCAAATTTATTTCTGGACATAGCGATATTATGGCTGGTGTGCTTGCTGTGAAAGATGAAAG GTTGGGAAAAGAGTTATATTTCTTGCAAAATGCAGAGGGTTCAGGCTTGGCTCCATTTGACTGTTGGCTCTGTATGCGAGGAATCAAGACGATGTCCCTGCGAGTTGAGAAACAACAG GATAATGCTCAGAAGATTGCCGAGTTCCTTGCCTCCCATCCTCTAGTGAAGAAAGTAAACTATGCTGGTCTGCCTGATCATCCTGGACACGATTTACACTACTCGCAG GCAAAAGGTGCAGGATCTGTGCTTAGCTTTTTAACAGGTTCCCTGGCACTCTCAAAGCATATTGTTGAAACTACCAAGTACTTCAGCATAACTGTCAGTTTCG GAAGTGTGAAGTCCCTCATCAGTTTGCCGTGTTTCATGTCGCACGCAAGCATACCATCGGCGGTTCGTGTGGAAAGAGGCTTAACCGAAGATCTAGTGCGCATATCTGTGGGGATTGAGGATGTGAATGATCTCATTTCTGATCTAGACAATGCCCTTAGAACTGGCCCTGTGTAA
- the LOC130936539 gene encoding cystathionine beta-lyase, chloroplastic isoform X3: MDGTTSSLVNDAVDCFAEEEILEPNISTLVMNFENKSDPFGAVSNPLYQTATFKQPNAIENGPYDYTRSGNPTRDALESLLAKLDKADRALCFTSGMAALSAVSHLVQAGEEIVAGDDLYGGTDRLLSRVTPKHGIVVKRVNTTDLNEVASAIGPRTKLVWLESPTNPRIQITDIRKISEMAHAHGALVLVDNSIMSPVLSRPLELGADIVMHSATKFISGHSDIMAGVLAVKDERLGKELYFLQNAEGSGLAPFDCWLCMRGIKTMSLRVEKQQDNAQKIAEFLASHPLVKKVNYAGLPDHPGHDLHYSQAKGAGSVLSFLTGSLALSKHIVETTKYFSITVSFGSVKSLISLPCFMSHASIPSAVRVERGLTEDLVRISVGIEDVNDLISDLDNALRTGPV, from the exons ATGGATGGGACCACATCATCTTTGGTGAATGATGCAGTGGATTGTTTTGCTG AAGAGGAAATTTTGGAGCCTAATATCTCAACATTGGTTATGAATTTCGAGAATAAGTCTGATCCTTTTGGAGCAGTCAGTAATCCGCTCTATCAGACTGCTACTTTTAAGCAG CCTAATGCAATAGAAAATGGTCCTTATGATTATACCAGAAGTGGAAATCCCACTCGAGATGCTTTAGAAAG TTTGTTGGCGAAACTTGATAAGGCGGATAGAGCCTTATGCTTCACCAGTGGAATGGCTGCTCTGAGTGCTGTTTCTCATCTTGTTCAAGCTG GTGAGGAAATTGTTGCTGGAGATGATCTATATGGTGGAACAGACAGGTTGCTGTCCCGAGTAACTCCAAAGCATGGCATTGTGGTCAA ACGGGTAAATACAACTGATCTTAATGAGGTTGCATCTGCTATTGGACCCCGGACTAAGCTTGTGTGGCTTGAGAGCCCAACCAATCCTCGAATACAAATTACTGATATTCGA AAAATATCTGAGATGGCTCATGCACATGGTGCTCTGGTGTTGGTGGATAATAGTATAATGTCACCTGTGTTGTCTCGGCCATTAGAACTTGGAGCAG ATATTGTTATGCACTCAGCTACCAAATTTATTTCTGGACATAGCGATATTATGGCTGGTGTGCTTGCTGTGAAAGATGAAAG GTTGGGAAAAGAGTTATATTTCTTGCAAAATGCAGAGGGTTCAGGCTTGGCTCCATTTGACTGTTGGCTCTGTATGCGAGGAATCAAGACGATGTCCCTGCGAGTTGAGAAACAACAG GATAATGCTCAGAAGATTGCCGAGTTCCTTGCCTCCCATCCTCTAGTGAAGAAAGTAAACTATGCTGGTCTGCCTGATCATCCTGGACACGATTTACACTACTCGCAG GCAAAAGGTGCAGGATCTGTGCTTAGCTTTTTAACAGGTTCCCTGGCACTCTCAAAGCATATTGTTGAAACTACCAAGTACTTCAGCATAACTGTCAGTTTCG GAAGTGTGAAGTCCCTCATCAGTTTGCCGTGTTTCATGTCGCACGCAAGCATACCATCGGCGGTTCGTGTGGAAAGAGGCTTAACCGAAGATCTAGTGCGCATATCTGTGGGGATTGAGGATGTGAATGATCTCATTTCTGATCTAGACAATGCCCTTAGAACTGGCCCTGTGTAA
- the LOC130932902 gene encoding condensin-1 complex subunit CAP-D2: protein MAPYFVFPRSLSELEQEPQDSNRLYAQNPHQIASIRSSQLEEFVKGVSFDLSDRELFCVEDQDVFDRVYSLIRDYASLPPSCKFNLVETLRSNFSVLLPNVDSLSRASQGHEDEIPVLDRLASHRNAFKIYMFFLFNIVLAEESNKSSSGNSSKVGTGAKKKHVVNSWDWEVQRGRILGLIANSLEINLEMIFGSSDPDESFLSFISKNVFSLFENAALLKDSDVKDALCSMVGSCSTKYHYVEQSCASIIHMIHKFDFVVTHIADAIAGAEKKYGDATLATSLIRDIGRTNPKDYVKDTVGAENVGHFLVELADRLPKLVSTNIGILVPHFGGESYKIRNALVSVLGKLIMKAFKNVEGDVSSRSIHLRTKQAMLEILLERCRDVSAYTRSRVLQVWSELCEEHSISIGLWNEVAEVAAGRLEDKSAIVRKSALNLLINMLQHNPFGPQLRISSFEATLEQYKKKIKELEPDMPTEDVPGDLSAEDVKCNGDGELDNLNSEAVATEYQDSLTDTCMSQKEETLQDSNLPDVGSLEQTRALVASLEAGLSFSKCIGAIMPTLVQLMASSSATDVENTILLLMRCKQFQIDGSEECLRKMLPLVFSQDKSIYEAVENAFQTIYIRKNPVETAKNLFNLAIDSNIGDLAALECIVGALVSKGDISLNTISALWDFFCFNVDGTTAEQSRGALSVLCMVAMKSDVVLSSHLVDIIDIGFGRWAKVDPLLARTACLSIQRLSDDDKKKLLVSNHARIFGILESLITGYWLPSNIWYAAADKAIAAIYSIHPTPETMAANFVKKSVSSVFNDCGSDVQSDTEISNTGILTTVQVAKLERCLFVISHTAMNQLVYIESCARKIQKQKRMNGRKDSENETIVNNGTSTGSQKDNDINAELGFTASEDAALDALFEKAEKEIISGGSNEKNLIGVCATFLSKLCRNFGLMQKYPELQASAMLALCRMMIIDADFCNANLQLLFTVVESSQSEIVRSNCTIALGDLAVRFPNLLEPWTEMMYARLRDPSVSVRKNAVLVLSHLILNDMMKVKGYINEMAVRLEDDDERISSLAKLFFNELSKKGSNPVYNLLPDILSKLSNQNLTKDSFCNIMQYLITSIKKDRQMEALVEKLCNRFNGVADVRQWEHISYCLSQLAFTEKGMKKLIELFKTYEHALSEDSVMDHFRSILNKGKKFTKPELKSCIEEFEDKLNKFHMERKEQEVTTRNARIHQQKISSREGFAVATTSEEPDETDGEVIDPGTKMTASPSNDKSKGRPVRSEDHSGASSELIESDQDDAEVSSVVKTKGFSQSRTKKSSIKDNNGNMSRTKKNIMKDGNGDISVTKTRRNTQSRR from the exons atggCTCCTTACTTCGTGTTCCCTCGCTCTCTCTCAGAGCTCGAGCAAGAGCCCCAAGATTCCAACCGTCTCTACGCTCAGAACCCTCACCAAATCGCTTCTATTCGCTCCTCCCAACTTGAAGAGTTCGTCAAAG GTGTGTCGTTTGATCTCTCCGACAGGGAACTTTTCTGCGTGGAAGACCAGGATGTTTTTGATCGTGTCTACTCGCTGATTCGAGACTATGCTAGTCTTCCCCCATCTTGTAAATTCAATCTCGTGGAAACTCTACGCTCAAATTTCAGTGTGCTTCTCCCCAATGTTGATTCCCTCTCAAGGGCTTCTCAAGGCCACGAAGATGAAATTCCAGTGCTGGATCGCCTTGCTTCTCATCGTAATGCTTTCAAAATATATATGTTCTTCCTTTTCAACATTGTTCTTGCTGAAGAGTCAAACAAAAGCAGTTCCGGGAACAGCTCCAAG GTGGGAACAGGTGCCAAGAAGAAACATGTTGTGAATTCATGGGATTGGGAGGTACAAAGGGGTAGAATACTTGGTCTTATTGCTAACTCGTTGGAGATCAACCTTGAAATGATTTTTGGTTCGTCGGACCCTGATGAaagttttctttcttttatttccaA GAATGTATTCTCTTTGTTTGAGAATGCGGCACTCTTAAAAGACTCTGATGTAAAAGATGCTCTCTGTTCCATGGTTGGATCTTGTTCCACGAAGTACCATTATGTGGAACAGTCGTGTGCATCCATCATTCATATGATTCACAAATTTGATTTTGTTGTCACGCACATTGCTGATGCAATTGCTGGTGCGGAGAAGAAGTATGGAGATGCAACCCTGGCCACCTCTCTTATCAGAGATATTGGAAGGACTAATCCGAAAGATTATGTAAAGGATACTGTTGGGGCAGAGAATGTTGGGCACTTTCTTGTAGAGCTTGCTGACCGACTTCCAAAATTGGTTTCCACTAACATTGGCATTCTTGTTCCTCACTTTGGTGGGGAATCCTATAAGATCAGAAATGCCCTGGTTAGTGTGCTAGGGAAGCTAATAATGAAGGCATTCAAGAATGTTGAAGGTGATGTGAGCTCTAGATCCATTCATCTGCGTACTAAGCAGGCCATGTTGGAAATTTTGCTTGAACGTTGTAGAGATGTTTCAGCTTATACAAGAAGCCGAGTTCTTCAGGTGTGGTCAGAATTATGTGAAGAACATTCTATTTCAATTGGTCTGTGGAATGAAGTTGCAGAAGTTGCTGCTGGAAGATTGGAGGACAAGAGCGCAATTGTCAGAAAATCTGCTTTAAATCTACTAATCAATATGCTGCAACACAACCCTTTTGGTCCACAGCTTCGAATATCTTCATTTGAAGCAACCTTAGAACAGtataagaagaagataaaagAGCTTGAACCAGACATGCCTACAGAAGATGTACCTGGTGATTTATCAGCTGAGGATGTTAAATGCAATGGTGATGGTGAATTGGACAATTTAAATTCTGAAGCTGTTGCAACGGAATATCAAGATAGTTTAACTGATActtgcatgtcccagaaagaaGAGACCCTGCAGGACAGTAATCTTCCAGATGTTGGGAGCTTGGAGCAGACGAGGGCCTTGGTTGCGTCGCTTGAGGCTGGACTAAGTTTCTCTAAATGCATAGGTGCTATAATGCCAACATTAGTCCAACTGATGGCTTCTTCTTCTGCTACTGATGTTGAGAACACAATTCTCTTGTTGATGAGGTGCAAACAGTTTCAAATTGATGGATCAGAGGAATGCCTTCGAAAAATGTTGCCACTG GTATTTTCTCAAGACAAATCCATCTATGAAGCTGTGGAGAATGCTTTCCAAACAATATATATCAGGAAGAACCCTGTAGAAACTGCCAAGAACCTCTTTAATCTTGCTATTGATTCCAATATCGGAGATCTAGCAGCTCTTGAGTGTATAGTTGGGGCCCTGGTCTCTAAGGGTGATATATCTTTGAACACT ATATCAGCTCTCTGggatttcttttgcttcaatgTTGATGGGACCACTGCAGAGCAAAGTCGAGGCGCTCTATCTGTCCTTTGCATGGTTGCAATGAAATCAGATGTTGTATTGAGCTCACATTTGGTGGACATAATTGATATTGGGTTTGGTCGTTGGGCTAAAGTTGATCCTTTGCTTGCTCGGACAGCATGTCTTTCTATCCAGAGATTGTCTGATGATGACAAGAAAAAGCTGTTGGTCTCTAATCATGCTCGGATATTTGGTATTCTAGAAAGTTTAATCACTGGTTATTGGCTTCCAAGTAACATTTGGTATGCTGCTGCTGACAAAGCAATAGCTGCTATATATTCAATCCATCCAACCCCGGAAACAATGGCGgctaattttgttaaaaaatctGTTAGTTCTGTATTCAACGATTGTGGGAGTGATGTGCAGAGTGATACTGAGATTAGTAATACTGGCATACTCACCACAGTTCAAGTAGCAAAACTTGAAAGATGTTTATTTGTCATAAGCCATACAGCCATGAATCAACTAGTGTATATTGAATCTTGTGCCCGTAAAATCCAGAAGCAGAAGAGAATGAATGGGAGAAAGGACTCTGAGAATGAGACAATAGTCAATAATGGCACATCGACTGGTTCGCAGAAG GATAATGATATAAATGCGGAACTAGGATTTACTGCCTCTGAGGATGCTGCTCTTGATGCCTTGTTCGAGAAAGCAGAGAAAGAAATAATATCAGGTGGCtcaaatgaaaagaatttgatTGGAGTGTGTGCAACATTTTTGTCAAAGCTCTGTAGAAATTTTGGGCTAATGCAGAAG TATCCAGAATTACAGGCATCAGCTATGCTGGCATTGTGTAGAATGATGATTATAGATGCAGATTTCTG TAATGCAAATCTCCAACTCCTCTTCACAGTTGTGGAGAGCTCGCAGTCTGAAATTGTTCGATCTAATTGTACTATTGCATTAGGAGATTTAGCAGTTCGGTTTCCAAATCTGTTAGAACCATGGACAGAGATGATGTATGCCCGCTTACGGGATCCTTCTGTATCTGTCAGGAAGAATGCTGTTCTGGTGCTTTCACATCTTATACTAAATGACATGATGAAG gtgAAAGGTTACATCAATGAAATGGCTGTGAGATTAGAAGATGATGATGAGAGGATTTCAAGCCTGGCAAAGCTCTTTTTCAATGAACTGTCTAAGAAAG GAAGCAATCCAGTATATAATTTACTTCCAGATATACTTAGCAAATTGTCCAATCAGAATCTGACCAAGGATTCTTTTTGCAATATCATGCAATATTTGATAACTTCCATCAAGAAG GATCGACAAATGGAAGCCCTTGTTGAAAAGCTATGTAATAGGTTTAATGGTGTTGCAG ACGTCAGACAATGGGAACACATATCCTATTGTCTCTCTCAGCTAGCATTTACTGAAAAAGGGATGAAAAAACTCATAGAGTTATTTAAGACATATGAGCATGCCTTGTCAGAGGATTCTGTTATGGATCATTTCAGGAGCATCTTAAACAAG GGGAAGAAGTTTACAAAACCTGAACTCAAATCTTGCATTGAGGAGTTTGAGGATAAGCTGAATAAGTTTCACATGGAAAGAAAGGAGCAAGAAGTTACCACTAGAAATGCCAGAATTCATCAGCAGAAAATTAGCAGCAGGGAAGGTTTTGCTGTAGCTACAACATCAGAAGAACCAG ATGAAACAGATGGGGAAGTTATTGATCCAGGCACCAAAATGACTGCTTCGCCTTCAAATGATAAATCAAAAGGGAGACCTGTTAGGTCAGAAGATCATTCAGGTGCCTCGAGCGAGCTGATAGAATCAGATCAAGATGATGCCGAGGTCTCATCTGTGGTTAAAACTAAAG GATTTTCCCAGTCCAGAACTAAGAAAAGCAGCATAAAGGACAACAATGGGAATATGTCCAGAACTaagaaaaacatcatgaaagaTGGAAATGGTGATATCTCTGTGACCAAAACTAGGCGCAATACCCAATCAAGGAG GTAG
- the LOC130933056 gene encoding uncharacterized protein LOC130933056: MAMAVEVAMWIAKMVWIALSGWISSCLTVADEVASSLRSGDIGPFHVG; encoded by the coding sequence ATGGCAATGGCAGTGGAAGTGGCCATGTGGATTGCGAAGATGGTGTGGATAGCTCTAAGCGGCTGGATTTCTTCGTGTTTGACTGTTGCTGATGAGGTTGCTTCATCTCTTCGCTCTGGTGATATTGGTCCCTTCCATGTCGGTTGA